One genomic window of Candidatus Minimicrobia sp. QA0096 includes the following:
- a CDS encoding helicase-related protein, with protein MKDGVRRPGYLRRSQEPSSSHLLSRNIERSSQPSYSYGEPPEQRRQRLKELRERYSKLPETPFADYDLGDKKLPAYKHKAEILDTLSESKISWLCGPTGSGKTTQTAQYALERFDRVVVLMPRRVIVDNVTEYVEKSLREQLGEQYPNHLVGKIHGRATEATPDTRLCFMTPATFTKKLEQFSSDWQDEKTLILVDEIHEANLEMEFATALAAKSIENTGKWHMAFSSATPDTEVSQAMYEDINGSELPVVTIKGRPHDIDIEEDKVNTVSEAYLEYGKDSKKSLIFVEGVRSIDETIASIKRHTRHQSGKIRFFKLHSGISEAVRREIFTAKPAEDESFVIVSTSAGQSGITISEVDLVLSNGLTKSKEIGEEGTEGLPPRLCTQAELMQQAGRGGRDIDGAKFVLARPISYDKIYLPDELKGFYDIASREQHIPPEIYHTNIVRNVLSAIHLNGNFEDLNRYLMHPVASKKVIQESYDLLETLEAIDGEGQITKIGEFMDSLSLSPELSRSLAEMIKNGGSLREVLALSAMAASVSGGGFAAWHQPKELFQEFVSPDTTDDFFAEYDAFLKTREIYDGCRTDNDVYLTNGIDPNKADNIHYQFNKICRRLSVNPNDINMGELNSEEKHNISVALVRGFQELLYTKAGSRRIGRTTVNQYKNVHTGERGISEYEISSHSLVRRMGSEALKLALALPWWYDTRDGRRYTLNTILPVTKNQVAQALSSSAVSESLGDRVAPNGDLVRVTRPKVGSLILGPERQQKIPAITDEQIALIVDAMKNKANKQVRVLFDLQHQRVITKGQLHQVLDGSAVNSHNVHEAEAKVWAEVQNVLTSEQQEAFYGQINR; from the coding sequence GTGAAAGATGGAGTTCGGCGGCCGGGCTATTTACGTAGATCGCAAGAACCTAGCAGTAGCCATTTATTGAGTCGAAATATTGAAAGATCCAGTCAACCGTCGTATAGTTATGGTGAACCGCCCGAACAGAGGCGACAGCGTTTAAAAGAATTGCGGGAACGGTACAGTAAACTACCGGAAACTCCTTTTGCTGACTATGATCTTGGTGACAAAAAACTACCTGCATATAAGCACAAAGCAGAGATATTAGACACATTATCGGAAAGTAAAATATCCTGGTTGTGCGGACCGACGGGTAGTGGTAAAACGACACAAACTGCTCAGTATGCACTGGAGCGGTTTGATCGTGTCGTGGTGTTGATGCCGCGGCGGGTTATTGTCGATAATGTTACTGAATATGTCGAGAAGAGTTTGCGTGAACAGCTTGGCGAACAATATCCTAATCACTTGGTGGGCAAGATTCACGGACGTGCCACTGAAGCGACGCCGGACACTAGGCTCTGTTTCATGACTCCAGCAACGTTTACGAAAAAGCTGGAACAATTTTCTAGCGACTGGCAGGACGAGAAGACGCTTATCCTGGTTGATGAAATACATGAAGCCAATTTGGAGATGGAATTTGCTACCGCTCTGGCGGCAAAATCGATAGAGAATACCGGCAAATGGCATATGGCTTTTTCTAGTGCCACGCCTGATACAGAAGTTTCTCAGGCGATGTACGAAGATATTAATGGGTCAGAACTACCAGTCGTAACCATTAAGGGTCGGCCGCATGATATTGATATTGAAGAAGATAAGGTGAATACCGTATCCGAAGCTTACCTTGAATATGGTAAGGACTCGAAAAAATCACTAATCTTTGTTGAAGGCGTGAGGAGTATTGATGAGACCATTGCGTCAATCAAACGTCATACTCGCCATCAATCCGGGAAAATACGATTTTTCAAACTACATTCTGGCATATCAGAAGCCGTGCGCCGAGAGATTTTTACTGCCAAACCAGCAGAAGATGAGTCGTTTGTCATCGTTTCGACCTCGGCTGGACAGTCTGGTATTACCATCTCCGAGGTTGATTTGGTGCTGTCAAATGGACTGACGAAGAGTAAAGAAATTGGTGAAGAGGGCACGGAGGGGTTGCCACCTCGATTGTGTACTCAAGCAGAGCTGATGCAGCAGGCGGGGCGGGGCGGTCGTGATATTGATGGCGCTAAGTTTGTATTGGCTCGTCCGATATCTTACGATAAGATTTATTTGCCAGATGAGCTGAAAGGATTTTATGATATTGCGTCCCGCGAACAGCATATTCCACCGGAGATATATCACACGAATATTGTGCGCAACGTTTTGTCGGCTATCCATCTGAATGGTAATTTTGAGGATCTGAACCGATACCTGATGCATCCTGTTGCTAGTAAAAAAGTTATTCAAGAGTCGTACGATTTGCTGGAAACCCTGGAAGCAATTGATGGAGAAGGGCAGATCACAAAAATTGGTGAGTTTATGGATAGTTTATCATTGTCGCCAGAACTTTCTCGGTCATTAGCAGAAATGATTAAGAATGGGGGAAGCTTACGTGAAGTGTTGGCATTATCGGCCATGGCAGCCTCCGTCTCGGGTGGTGGCTTTGCCGCCTGGCATCAACCAAAGGAATTGTTCCAGGAATTTGTCAGCCCCGATACAACAGATGACTTTTTTGCCGAATACGATGCTTTTTTGAAAACCAGAGAGATTTATGACGGCTGTCGTACTGACAATGACGTCTACCTGACTAATGGTATTGATCCCAATAAGGCGGATAATATTCACTATCAATTTAATAAAATATGTCGGCGCCTGTCGGTTAATCCAAACGATATCAACATGGGTGAACTAAACAGCGAGGAAAAACACAATATATCGGTGGCTTTGGTGCGCGGGTTTCAGGAATTATTGTATACCAAAGCTGGTAGTCGGCGCATTGGACGAACAACGGTTAATCAATACAAGAATGTTCATACTGGCGAACGTGGTATTTCTGAGTATGAAATTAGTTCGCACAGCTTAGTGCGACGTATGGGCTCGGAGGCGTTGAAGTTGGCCCTGGCTTTACCGTGGTGGTATGATACGCGTGATGGTCGTCGATACACACTCAACACAATTTTACCAGTAACCAAGAATCAAGTTGCTCAAGCCTTGAGTAGCAGCGCTGTGTCTGAATCCCTTGGTGATAGAGTTGCTCCTAATGGTGACTTGGTTCGTGTGACGCGGCCGAAAGTCGGCTCACTGATACTCGGTCCAGAGCGGCAGCAAAAAATCCCCGCCATAACAGATGAGCAAATCGCGCTGATAGTGGACGCAATGAAAAACAAGGCTAATAAACAAGTAAGAGTATTGTTTGATTTACAACATCAGCGAGTTATCACCAAGGGTCAATTGCATCAGGTCCTAGACGGGTCTGCGGTAAATAGTCACAATGTCCATGAGGCGGAGGCTAAGGTTTGGGCTGAAGTGCAGAATGTGTTAACGAGCGAGCAGCAAGAAGCTTTTTATGGTCAGATAAACAGATAA
- the orn gene encoding oligoribonuclease gives MSKAKKILWVDLEMTGLDPVRDEILEVAAIVTDWNFKEIATYEGIVRHDSEKLAKLLDRNAGFWNEHPEARRGLEEQNESGKPLAEIERELLAFCDEHFTGETKILLAGNSIHQDRRFIDQWWPTLSKKLHYRVLDVSAWKVVFEGKYGKKFAKPEDHRALEDIRGSIMELEYYLKKVKV, from the coding sequence ATGAGTAAGGCGAAAAAGATTTTATGGGTGGATTTGGAGATGACTGGATTAGATCCAGTGCGTGATGAGATTTTGGAAGTGGCGGCAATTGTGACTGATTGGAATTTTAAGGAAATTGCGACGTATGAAGGAATTGTGCGCCATGATTCGGAAAAGCTGGCTAAGTTGTTAGATCGAAATGCTGGTTTTTGGAATGAGCATCCGGAAGCGCGACGCGGGCTGGAGGAGCAGAATGAATCGGGCAAGCCTTTGGCGGAAATAGAACGCGAATTGTTGGCGTTTTGTGATGAGCATTTTACGGGTGAAACGAAGATTTTGTTAGCAGGTAATTCAATTCATCAAGATAGGCGATTTATTGACCAATGGTGGCCGACGTTGTCAAAAAAACTACATTATCGTGTGCTTGATGTGAGTGCGTGGAAGGTGGTATTTGAAGGCAAATACGGTAAGAAATTCGCCAAGCCAGAAGATCATCGAGCGTTGGAAGACATCCGCGGCAGCATTATGGAACTTGAATATTATTTGAAAAAGGTAAAGGTATGA
- a CDS encoding MmcQ/YjbR family DNA-binding protein: protein MTHKQFEEFILSLPGVWLDYPFGEDVAVYKFGRDNDGTGKMVALVTEGSKPLRVSLKCDPLLAQNLREKYETVLPGYHLNKKHWNTIICSGQLTDEEVFDLVRLSYRLVSEA, encoded by the coding sequence ATGACACATAAACAATTTGAAGAATTTATCCTAAGCTTGCCGGGCGTATGGCTGGATTATCCGTTTGGCGAGGATGTTGCGGTGTATAAATTTGGTCGAGATAATGACGGTACAGGGAAAATGGTAGCATTGGTGACGGAAGGTTCAAAGCCTCTCAGAGTAAGCCTAAAATGCGATCCGTTGTTGGCGCAGAATTTACGAGAAAAATACGAAACGGTTTTACCAGGCTATCACTTAAACAAGAAGCATTGGAATACAATTATTTGTTCAGGTCAATTGACTGACGAAGAGGTCTTTGATTTGGTGAGGTTGAGCTATCGATTAGTCTCGGAAGCTTAA
- the dnaG gene encoding DNA primase yields the protein MNDAKEEVRARLNIEDVIGEYVQLKRAGRNLKGLSPFTDERTPSFMVSPEKQIWHDFSSGKGGDIFTFVMMVEGMDFRQSLEHLARKAGVDLTLFSNGDGRTAKRRARAREALKLAANFYQQNLVKNSTALNYVVKKRRLNRQTIGDFLIGYAPENGDTLTKALEKRGFSRQELADAGLSNRFGGDLFRGRMMVALSDGNGEVVGFTGRIIRDDPRAPKYLNTPQTLLFDKSRHIFGLHQAKEAIRKSDVAVIVEGNLDVISSHQAGVKNVVATSGTAMTTQHLKSLSRLAGRIRLAFDGDRAGVNATERAINLAQEVGVELEVVSLPDGVKDPDELIQKDPALWQAAIDKSQPAVDWVIARYAEMENLKSAEGKRRFSTIALRIVRGLKDPVEQEHYLSVISEKTGASITALKAKLSNEKVAEHQLKKAKIEKEKPTPIQDETEDMLAGLAASEKSVRRWLAAVSGEMLDDDNARQLIGYLRKNPDADLDEVPLDLQKIEQYVKIVQLKSESRYANWEQKSLDEEMARLVRQITIKHRENKKNQLLTQLREAEASGDEVLSQNLRQSLNNLIKEKM from the coding sequence ATGAATGATGCCAAAGAAGAAGTGCGGGCGCGACTGAACATCGAGGATGTGATTGGTGAGTATGTTCAGTTGAAGCGAGCGGGGCGCAATTTGAAGGGTTTAAGTCCGTTTACCGACGAGCGAACTCCAAGCTTTATGGTCAGTCCAGAAAAGCAGATTTGGCACGATTTTTCTTCTGGAAAAGGTGGCGATATTTTTACGTTTGTGATGATGGTGGAAGGAATGGATTTTCGTCAATCGCTGGAGCATTTGGCTCGGAAGGCGGGCGTTGATCTGACTTTGTTTTCTAATGGTGACGGACGAACAGCCAAGCGTCGTGCCAGAGCTAGAGAAGCACTGAAATTAGCAGCTAATTTTTATCAGCAGAATTTGGTAAAAAATTCGACAGCGTTAAATTATGTGGTTAAAAAACGGCGATTAAATCGTCAAACAATTGGTGATTTTTTGATTGGCTATGCGCCGGAGAATGGTGACACGTTGACGAAAGCGTTGGAAAAAAGAGGATTTTCTAGGCAGGAATTGGCGGACGCTGGCTTGTCGAATAGGTTTGGTGGCGATTTGTTTCGTGGGCGAATGATGGTGGCGTTGAGTGACGGCAATGGCGAAGTTGTGGGATTTACGGGCAGAATTATTCGTGACGATCCGCGCGCGCCAAAATACTTGAACACGCCGCAAACGCTGCTATTCGATAAGTCGCGACATATTTTTGGTTTACATCAAGCCAAAGAAGCGATTCGAAAAAGCGATGTGGCGGTTATTGTTGAGGGCAATTTGGACGTAATTAGCAGTCATCAAGCGGGAGTCAAAAACGTTGTCGCTACTTCTGGAACGGCGATGACGACGCAACATTTGAAGTCGCTTAGTCGATTGGCAGGGCGGATTCGCTTGGCGTTTGATGGCGATCGAGCGGGAGTTAACGCGACGGAGCGGGCAATCAACTTGGCGCAGGAAGTCGGTGTGGAATTGGAAGTGGTGAGTTTGCCTGATGGCGTCAAAGATCCAGACGAATTGATCCAAAAAGATCCAGCGCTTTGGCAGGCGGCGATTGATAAATCTCAGCCAGCGGTGGATTGGGTGATTGCCAGATACGCGGAAATGGAGAATTTGAAGTCGGCGGAAGGCAAGCGGAGATTTTCGACCATTGCGCTGAGAATTGTCCGAGGCTTGAAAGATCCGGTGGAACAAGAGCATTATTTGTCGGTGATTTCTGAAAAAACTGGCGCGTCAATTACCGCGCTGAAGGCAAAATTGTCGAATGAAAAAGTCGCTGAACATCAATTGAAAAAGGCGAAAATTGAGAAAGAAAAACCAACTCCAATTCAGGATGAAACTGAAGATATGCTGGCGGGGCTGGCGGCGAGTGAAAAATCCGTGCGGCGTTGGTTGGCGGCGGTTTCTGGCGAAATGTTGGATGATGACAATGCGCGGCAGTTGATTGGCTATTTGCGGAAAAATCCAGACGCGGATTTGGACGAGGTTCCGCTGGACTTGCAAAAAATCGAACAGTATGTGAAAATAGTACAGTTGAAAAGTGAAAGTCGTTACGCCAATTGGGAGCAAAAAAGCTTAGACGAAGAGATGGCTCGGCTAGTCAGACAGATAACAATCAAACATCGCGAAAACAAAAAGAATCAACTATTAACGCAGCTTAGAGAGGCCGAGGCGTCGGGCGATGAGGTTTTGTCTCAGAATTTGCGCCAGAGCCTAAATAATCTGATTAAGGAGAAAATGTGA
- the rpoD gene encoding RNA polymerase sigma factor RpoD has protein sequence MSDDITTKPVNLNEDDDFDPTLIDEEESEDLDSLTTGQYLDDVSDDSVRLYLREIGKIPLLSSEEEMDLARRIVEGDKKAKDKMAEANMRLVVSIAKRYSGRGLDFLDLIQEGNTGLLRAVEKFDPDKGFKFSTYATWWIRQAITRAIADQARTIRIPVHMVETINKLLRTQRRMTQELNREPTIEELSKELDMEPEKIEYVIKIKQDISSLDAGVGRDGEDDDSVLQDFIVDEDTVSPEDSASNQLLKEQVQEILSSLSDREQKIVRMRFGLDNGKNHTLEEVGQEFAVTRERIRQIEAKALAKLRKHKDAKKLYEYLD, from the coding sequence GTGAGCGACGATATCACGACGAAGCCAGTAAACTTAAATGAAGATGATGATTTTGATCCAACGCTTATAGACGAAGAAGAATCGGAAGATTTGGATTCGTTGACAACTGGGCAATATTTGGACGACGTGTCGGATGACTCAGTCAGACTGTACTTGCGCGAAATCGGTAAAATTCCATTACTTAGTTCTGAAGAAGAAATGGACTTGGCGCGCCGAATTGTTGAAGGCGATAAAAAGGCTAAGGATAAGATGGCTGAGGCGAATATGCGTTTGGTGGTGTCAATTGCTAAGCGTTATTCTGGTCGTGGCTTGGACTTTTTGGATTTGATTCAAGAAGGAAATACGGGACTTTTGCGCGCAGTTGAGAAATTTGATCCAGATAAGGGATTTAAGTTTTCGACTTATGCGACTTGGTGGATTCGTCAAGCGATTACGCGTGCGATTGCTGATCAGGCGCGAACGATTCGTATTCCAGTTCACATGGTGGAAACGATCAATAAATTGCTGCGTACTCAGCGACGAATGACACAGGAATTGAATCGTGAGCCGACAATTGAAGAATTGTCTAAAGAGCTGGATATGGAACCAGAGAAAATTGAATACGTCATTAAGATTAAACAGGATATTTCTTCTCTGGACGCTGGTGTTGGTCGTGATGGTGAAGATGACGATTCAGTCTTGCAAGATTTTATCGTTGATGAAGATACGGTTTCACCAGAAGATTCCGCTTCAAATCAATTATTAAAAGAGCAAGTTCAGGAAATTCTATCAAGTTTGAGTGATCGCGAGCAGAAAATTGTTCGAATGCGTTTTGGCTTGGACAATGGGAAAAATCACACTTTGGAAGAAGTTGGTCAGGAATTTGCGGTTACGCGCGAGCGAATCCGCCAGATTGAAGCTAAGGCGCTAGCAAAACTTCGCAAACACAAAGACGCGAAAAAACTTTACGAATATCTGGACTAA
- a CDS encoding AAA family ATPase, whose protein sequence is MTQPYAKIIALVGLAGSGKSSAVEYLTEKGFPKIYFGGVIYKAMDEAGIEKTWDNQQQFREEIRRREGKDFVIKRVIKNIHDLINAGQNKIVLDGLYTWSEYKFLKHEFPGQVVVIAIVTPKYLRYQRMAKRIERPMQPHEVDQRDWSEIENLEKGGPIAIADYFIINDGSLEQLHQKIDAATHDAHFCKSPEQC, encoded by the coding sequence ATGACACAACCATACGCAAAAATTATCGCCCTGGTTGGATTGGCGGGCAGCGGCAAAAGCTCAGCTGTCGAATATTTGACAGAAAAAGGATTTCCAAAAATTTACTTCGGTGGCGTTATTTATAAAGCCATGGACGAGGCTGGAATTGAAAAAACTTGGGACAATCAACAACAATTTCGCGAAGAAATTCGTCGCCGTGAGGGCAAAGATTTCGTAATCAAACGCGTCATAAAAAATATCCACGACTTAATAAACGCTGGGCAAAATAAAATCGTTTTGGACGGATTATACACTTGGAGTGAATATAAATTCCTTAAGCACGAATTTCCTGGACAAGTTGTCGTTATTGCTATTGTTACACCAAAATACCTCCGTTATCAACGAATGGCTAAGCGCATAGAGCGCCCAATGCAACCACACGAAGTCGATCAGCGCGACTGGTCAGAAATCGAGAATTTGGAAAAAGGTGGACCAATTGCTATTGCTGATTATTTCATCATTAACGACGGTAGCCTCGAGCAATTACACCAAAAAATAGACGCCGCAACTCACGACGCCCATTTTTGTAAATCGCCCGAACAGTGTTAA
- the polA gene encoding DNA polymerase I, with the protein MKRLVVIDGKSVFYRGYYAMPGLSMADGTPTGGVYGFVSLAIELIKKLEPDYVAVAWDKRGTNIRKRRELYPEYKAGRKPAPDDFYQQIPILHELLDAFGWPLYEIDDYEADDIMGAFARQAESRGIETCLITSDLDALQLISPMTKVYAMKNGLRNIEEFTAEYFEEKYGIRTEQFLDLKALKGDSSDNLPGVPGIGEKTAVKLLQEYETLDGVYEHLDEQKGALRTKLENGRESAYLTKQVAEIWTDAPIELNWDVADVNDCDFTRVTEILQKLEFQSLIGRLPKTMQIAENEKKEEPKLDIPRIEKLPDMPMFEAENIIYIDSSEPDVIYISSNPESAWTAKISEISQSMWQLLAQGIVIAADVKRLYHALDNHGVAVRFHEVWDVEQAAFLIDPLKRDRSLNALSGDFSDDNSAPYQLARLHKIYREQKVYMSNNSQIARVAYEFDFPVIWALFQMEKRGMKLDDALLKQMGDELAAEVSELEQQMYSMAGYEFNASSPAQLSEVLFTKLQLPTAGIKKGKTGYSTGQKELDKLRGQHSIIELIERYRELTKLISTYIEALPKLMATDGRIHTTFNQDVTSTGRLSSTNPNLQNIPVRTELGRKIRQAFVPSDGKVFVGADYSQFELRLAAVLAGDEKLIEDFNSDVDIHAKTAAETYGISIDEVSKSQRRAAKVINFGVLYGMSPHGLAAATGMSFTEAKKFIDHYFEVRKPIRQYLDKILTQAREQGFVETYFGRRRPTPDVKSSNFMVRSSAERAAMNMPIQGTEADLMKLAMIRLEDKLSDLADAILQVHDSILVECKPEDVQKVSEIMKAEMEGVCPELPIKLKVDVGTGANWGEV; encoded by the coding sequence ATGAAGCGTCTAGTGGTTATTGATGGAAAGTCGGTGTTTTACCGAGGTTATTATGCTATGCCGGGATTGTCGATGGCTGACGGAACTCCGACTGGCGGAGTGTACGGATTTGTCAGTTTGGCAATTGAGTTAATTAAGAAATTAGAGCCGGATTATGTGGCGGTAGCTTGGGATAAGCGAGGCACAAATATTCGCAAGCGGCGGGAATTATATCCAGAATATAAAGCTGGTCGCAAGCCAGCACCAGATGACTTTTATCAGCAAATACCGATTTTACACGAGTTGCTTGATGCATTTGGTTGGCCGCTTTATGAAATTGATGATTACGAGGCGGATGATATTATGGGTGCGTTTGCCAGGCAGGCGGAATCTCGCGGAATTGAAACGTGCTTGATAACGTCGGATTTGGACGCATTGCAATTGATATCACCAATGACCAAGGTTTACGCCATGAAAAATGGTTTAAGGAATATCGAGGAGTTCACGGCGGAATATTTTGAAGAAAAATATGGTATTCGGACGGAGCAGTTTTTAGACCTGAAGGCTTTGAAGGGTGATTCTAGTGACAATTTACCGGGAGTGCCGGGAATTGGTGAGAAAACGGCAGTGAAATTATTGCAAGAATATGAAACGCTGGACGGAGTTTATGAGCATTTGGATGAGCAAAAAGGCGCTTTGCGAACGAAGCTGGAAAATGGTCGCGAGTCGGCATATTTGACCAAGCAAGTGGCGGAAATTTGGACTGATGCGCCGATTGAGCTGAATTGGGATGTGGCGGACGTGAATGATTGCGACTTTACGCGAGTAACGGAAATTCTGCAGAAATTAGAATTTCAATCGCTGATTGGACGATTGCCAAAAACAATGCAAATTGCGGAAAATGAGAAAAAAGAAGAACCGAAGTTGGATATTCCACGAATTGAAAAATTGCCCGATATGCCGATGTTTGAGGCGGAAAATATAATATATATCGATTCGTCGGAGCCTGACGTAATTTACATAAGCTCAAATCCTGAGTCAGCGTGGACGGCGAAAATTAGCGAAATTAGTCAATCTATGTGGCAATTACTGGCGCAGGGAATTGTGATTGCGGCGGATGTCAAACGGTTATATCACGCGCTGGATAATCATGGCGTGGCGGTGCGTTTTCATGAGGTTTGGGACGTTGAGCAGGCGGCGTTTTTAATTGATCCGCTGAAGCGCGACCGTAGTTTGAATGCGCTGTCTGGTGATTTTTCTGACGACAATTCCGCGCCTTATCAATTGGCTCGCTTGCATAAAATTTATCGTGAACAAAAAGTTTACATGTCGAACAATTCACAAATTGCGCGTGTGGCTTACGAGTTTGATTTTCCAGTAATTTGGGCGCTATTCCAGATGGAAAAACGCGGGATGAAATTGGATGATGCGCTATTAAAACAGATGGGCGATGAGCTGGCGGCGGAAGTTAGCGAGCTTGAACAACAAATGTATTCCATGGCTGGATACGAGTTTAACGCGTCTAGTCCAGCGCAACTTTCTGAGGTTTTGTTTACCAAATTGCAATTACCAACCGCGGGCATAAAAAAGGGAAAAACTGGATATTCAACAGGTCAAAAAGAGCTGGACAAATTACGCGGACAACATTCGATTATCGAGTTGATTGAGCGATATCGAGAATTGACCAAATTGATCAGCACGTACATTGAGGCGTTACCAAAATTGATGGCGACTGATGGGCGAATTCACACTACATTCAATCAGGATGTAACCAGCACGGGGCGACTGAGTAGTACAAATCCGAATTTACAGAATATTCCGGTACGGACTGAACTGGGTAGGAAAATTCGCCAGGCGTTTGTTCCGAGTGATGGCAAAGTTTTTGTCGGTGCGGATTATTCACAATTTGAGCTGAGGCTGGCGGCTGTGTTGGCAGGCGACGAGAAGTTGATCGAAGACTTTAATAGCGATGTTGATATTCACGCAAAAACGGCGGCGGAAACATACGGAATATCGATTGACGAAGTGAGCAAATCTCAGCGTCGAGCAGCGAAAGTGATCAATTTTGGTGTACTTTACGGAATGAGCCCGCACGGTTTAGCGGCGGCTACGGGAATGTCATTTACAGAGGCGAAAAAGTTTATTGATCATTATTTTGAGGTACGAAAGCCGATTCGTCAGTACTTGGATAAAATTCTAACTCAAGCGCGGGAACAGGGTTTTGTTGAAACGTATTTTGGCAGGCGACGACCAACGCCTGATGTAAAATCGAGCAATTTTATGGTGCGATCTTCGGCGGAAAGAGCTGCGATGAATATGCCAATTCAAGGCACAGAAGCGGATTTGATGAAATTAGCGATGATTCGGCTGGAGGATAAATTGTCGGACTTAGCTGATGCGATTTTACAGGTTCATGATTCGATTTTGGTGGAATGCAAACCTGAAGACGTCCAGAAAGTCAGCGAGATTATGAAAGCGGAAATGGAAGGCGTTTGTCCAGAATTGCCAATTAAGTTGAAGGTTGATGTTGGCACGGGCGCAAATTGGGGTGAAGTATAG
- the mutM gene encoding bifunctional DNA-formamidopyrimidine glycosylase/DNA-(apurinic or apyrimidinic site) lyase has translation MPELPEVETVRRGLADLLPGQAVVRATVFDSPKSFPNSPTDVQQFLYGAHVTAVRRRAKVLMIDLDTRYSLVIHLKMTGQLIFRGANSFAGGHPNDSLIGELPDRSTRVQIDFTDGSRLFFNDQRKFGWMKLMPTDEIENLPFMQKVGPEPLDKKTEADDFIKRIRRRQNSMIKPAFLDQSVIAGVGNIYADEALWAAKIHPQTRVKNVSDDQLEDLFNELRQILQLSIDQGGSTDKNYVDAEGRKGNYLSFAHVFRREGQPCHRHPDQEIVKMKVSGRGTHICPVCQVEIK, from the coding sequence ATGCCAGAACTACCCGAAGTTGAGACAGTTCGTCGCGGCTTGGCGGATTTGCTGCCAGGTCAGGCTGTTGTGCGAGCGACGGTATTTGATTCGCCAAAAAGCTTTCCGAATTCACCCACAGACGTTCAGCAATTTTTATACGGTGCGCACGTAACGGCGGTGCGGCGTCGCGCGAAAGTATTGATGATTGATCTTGATACGCGTTATTCGCTGGTGATACATCTTAAGATGACTGGCCAATTGATTTTTCGTGGGGCTAATAGTTTTGCTGGTGGTCATCCGAATGATAGTTTGATCGGTGAATTGCCTGATAGATCGACACGAGTGCAAATTGATTTTACGGATGGTTCACGTCTGTTTTTCAATGATCAGCGTAAGTTTGGCTGGATGAAATTGATGCCGACTGATGAGATAGAAAATTTGCCATTTATGCAAAAGGTTGGACCAGAGCCGCTCGATAAAAAAACCGAGGCGGATGACTTTATTAAGCGAATTCGTCGTCGGCAAAATTCAATGATAAAGCCGGCGTTTCTTGATCAGTCGGTGATCGCTGGGGTTGGTAATATTTATGCCGATGAAGCTCTGTGGGCTGCGAAAATTCACCCTCAGACGCGCGTCAAAAATGTTAGTGATGACCAATTGGAAGATTTGTTTAACGAACTGCGTCAGATTTTACAATTGAGCATTGATCAGGGCGGCTCGACGGATAAAAATTATGTTGACGCTGAAGGCAGAAAAGGTAATTATCTGTCATTTGCGCATGTATTTCGTCGGGAAGGCCAGCCGTGCCATCGGCATCCTGACCAAGAGATTGTAAAGATGAAGGTTTCTGGACGCGGTACGCATATTTGTCCAGTCTGCCAGGTGGAAATCAAATGA